From a single Stigmatopora argus isolate UIUO_Sarg chromosome 4, RoL_Sarg_1.0, whole genome shotgun sequence genomic region:
- the chn2 gene encoding beta-chimaerin isoform X1 codes for MAASSNSSLSGSSVSSDPEDYQPPIWKSYLYQLQQEAPRPKRIVCPKEMETRPKYYGREFHGLISREYADELLRGADGSYLIRESQRQPGTHTLALRFGPQTFNYRLFYDGKHFVAEKRFESVHDLVTDALITLYIESKAAEYIAKMTANPIYEHLGYTSLIKDKMVHRVSRGRTDFRKVTFVRTERISSPVVRQSALRETPEKQCFYEKIHNFKVHTFRGPHWCEYCANFMWGLIAQGVRCSDCGLNVHKQCSKLVPSDCQPDLRRIKKVFSCDLTTLVKAHNTPRPMVVDLCIREIELRGMRSEGLYRVSGFSEHVEDVRLTFDREGEKADISANAYADINIIAGALKLYLRDLPIPVITFDSYSKFIQAAKIPNAECRLEAVHEGLLQLPPAHYETLRYLMAHLKRVTTFEKDNLMNSENLSIVFGPTLMQPPEQSALTTLNDMRQQKLVVQLMIEHEDVLF; via the exons aCCCCGAGGATTACCAACCACCAATATGGAAGTCCTACT TGTACCAATTACAGCAGGAGGCCCCACGACCGAAAAGGATCGTGTGTCCCAAGGAG ATGGAGACCAGGCCCAAATACTATGGCagaga ATTTCATGGCTTGATATCTCGCGAGTACGCAGACGAGCTTTTGAGGGGAGCCGACGGTTCCTACTTGATTAGAGAAAGCCAAAGACAGCCCGGGACACACACCTTGGCCTTAAG ATTTGGGCCGCAGACGTTCAACTACAGGCTGTTCTACGATGGGAAACATTTTGTCGCAGAGAAAAGGTTCGAATCTGTGCACGACCTGGTCACGGATGCCCTCATCACTCTCTACATCGAGAGCAAGGCGGCGGAGTACATCGCCAAGATGACTGCGAACCCCATCTACGAGCACCTGGGTTACACCTCGCTAATAAAGGACAAGATGGTGCATAGGGTGAGCCGCGGACGCACAGATTTCCGCAAAGTCACCTTCGTTAGGACTGAACGG ATCTCCTCCCCCGTGGTGAGGCAGAGCGCCTTGAGAGAAACTCCGGAGAAGCAGTGTTTCTATGAGAAGATCCACAACTTTAAG GTACACACCTTTCGGGGGCCACACTGGTGTGAGTACTGCGCCAACTTTATGTGGGGCCTGATTGCTCAGGGGGTCCGCTGCTCAG ATTGTGGGCTTAATGTACACAAACAGTGCTCCAAACTGGTTCCCAGCGACTGCCAACCGGACCTGCGGCGGATAAAGAAAGTGTTTAGCTGCGACCTCACCACGCTGGTCAAGGCCCACAACACCCCGAGGCCCATGGTGGTGGATCTCTGCATCCGAGAGATCGAACTCCGAG GGATGAGGTCTGAAGGTCTGTACAGAGTATCTGGCTTCTCGGAACACGTCGAGGACGTGAGACTGACCTTTGACCGAG AAGGTGAAAAAGCTGACATTAGTGCCAATGCCTATGCAGACATCAACATCATTGCTGGTGCTCTGAAGCTCTACTTGAGAGACCTCCCCATCCCTGTCATTACATTCGACTCgtactccaaattcattcaggCAGCAA AAATTCCAAATGCTGAATGCAGACTGGAGGCCGTCCATGAGGGATTGCTACAGCTTCCTCCAGCACACTATGAGACCTTGCGTTACTTGATGGCTCACCTCAAGAG GGTCACCACATTTGAGAAGGACAACTTAATGAACTCGGAGAACTTGAGCATCGTGTTCGGCCCGACGCTGATGCAACCGCCCGAGCAGAGCGCCCTGACCACGCTGAACGACATGAGGCAGCAGAAGCTCGTGGTTCAGCTCATGATTGAGCACGAAGATGTCTTATTTTAG
- the chn2 gene encoding beta-chimaerin isoform X2, which translates to MAASSNSSLSGSSVSSDPEDYQPPIWKSYLYQLQQEAPRPKRIVCPKEMETRPKYYGREFHGLISREYADELLRGADGSYLIRESQRQPGTHTLALRFGPQTFNYRLFYDGKHFVAEKRFESVHDLVTDALITLYIESKAAEYIAKMTANPIYEHLGYTSLIKDKMVHRVSRGRTDFRKVTFVRTERPIKLLASCPQISSPVVRQSALRETPEKQCFYEKIHNFKVHTFRGPHWCEYCANFMWGLIAQGVRCSDCGLNVHKQCSKLVPSDCQPDLRRIKKVFSCDLTTLVKAHNTPRPMVVDLCIREIELRGMRSEGLYRVSGFSEHVEDVRLTFDREGEKADISANAYADINIIAGALKLYLRDLPIPVITFDSYSKFIQAAKIPNAECRLEAVHEGLLQLPPAHYETLRYLMAHLKRVTTFEKDNLMNSENLSIVFGPTLMQPPEQSALTTLNDMRQQKLVVQLMIEHEDVLF; encoded by the exons aCCCCGAGGATTACCAACCACCAATATGGAAGTCCTACT TGTACCAATTACAGCAGGAGGCCCCACGACCGAAAAGGATCGTGTGTCCCAAGGAG ATGGAGACCAGGCCCAAATACTATGGCagaga ATTTCATGGCTTGATATCTCGCGAGTACGCAGACGAGCTTTTGAGGGGAGCCGACGGTTCCTACTTGATTAGAGAAAGCCAAAGACAGCCCGGGACACACACCTTGGCCTTAAG ATTTGGGCCGCAGACGTTCAACTACAGGCTGTTCTACGATGGGAAACATTTTGTCGCAGAGAAAAGGTTCGAATCTGTGCACGACCTGGTCACGGATGCCCTCATCACTCTCTACATCGAGAGCAAGGCGGCGGAGTACATCGCCAAGATGACTGCGAACCCCATCTACGAGCACCTGGGTTACACCTCGCTAATAAAGGACAAGATGGTGCATAGGGTGAGCCGCGGACGCACAGATTTCCGCAAAGTCACCTTCGTTAGGACTGAACGG CCCATCAAACTGTTGGCCTCCTGTCCGCAGATCTCCTCCCCCGTGGTGAGGCAGAGCGCCTTGAGAGAAACTCCGGAGAAGCAGTGTTTCTATGAGAAGATCCACAACTTTAAG GTACACACCTTTCGGGGGCCACACTGGTGTGAGTACTGCGCCAACTTTATGTGGGGCCTGATTGCTCAGGGGGTCCGCTGCTCAG ATTGTGGGCTTAATGTACACAAACAGTGCTCCAAACTGGTTCCCAGCGACTGCCAACCGGACCTGCGGCGGATAAAGAAAGTGTTTAGCTGCGACCTCACCACGCTGGTCAAGGCCCACAACACCCCGAGGCCCATGGTGGTGGATCTCTGCATCCGAGAGATCGAACTCCGAG GGATGAGGTCTGAAGGTCTGTACAGAGTATCTGGCTTCTCGGAACACGTCGAGGACGTGAGACTGACCTTTGACCGAG AAGGTGAAAAAGCTGACATTAGTGCCAATGCCTATGCAGACATCAACATCATTGCTGGTGCTCTGAAGCTCTACTTGAGAGACCTCCCCATCCCTGTCATTACATTCGACTCgtactccaaattcattcaggCAGCAA AAATTCCAAATGCTGAATGCAGACTGGAGGCCGTCCATGAGGGATTGCTACAGCTTCCTCCAGCACACTATGAGACCTTGCGTTACTTGATGGCTCACCTCAAGAG GGTCACCACATTTGAGAAGGACAACTTAATGAACTCGGAGAACTTGAGCATCGTGTTCGGCCCGACGCTGATGCAACCGCCCGAGCAGAGCGCCCTGACCACGCTGAACGACATGAGGCAGCAGAAGCTCGTGGTTCAGCTCATGATTGAGCACGAAGATGTCTTATTTTAG